From the Fusobacterium ulcerans ATCC 49185 genome, the window ATAATGGTCCATCATTAAGAGCCAAAAGAGCCATAGCAGCACAGTCAGTAGTATCTCCATAAGTTTTCATAAGAGCTAGATATACACTTCCATTACTGTTAGTTACTGCACTAATGATAGCTAATGTTGTAAGTCCGCATACTCCTGCAAAACCAAACATTTTTCCAACTGCTATACCAATAGCTGCTCCAATTATAAATTTAGAAATAAGAAGAATTCCTCCACGTTTTACCACTTTAGGCATATCTCTCAACTGTAAAGTAGTTCCAAGACAGAATAATTGTATCCCCATTGCTGTTGCTGCCCCTGCACTAGAAAATGTTGCTGTTGTAAATGATCCTATTCTCAATGCTGCTGGGAAAAAAGTATTCATAAAAGCTCCTATTAGCAAAGGAACAATCATCATACCAGCAGGTACTCTTTTTAAAAACCTCATAATCATAATTCTTTTCCTCCTGACATTTTATTTTCTGCTATATTTGGTGGCCCTCCAACTCAGCTTCCATACTTTTATTTGTATATACAAACTAAGTTTTTATATACGAATTATCATAAAATAATAATAGCATTCTTTTATATATAAGTCAATATGTTCTATTAAAAAATTTTTATCATTATTTTCAATCACCATTTTAAGCTGATTTTATAGAAAAAAAATTTTTTTACAGTTTAATTAATTATACTTTTTTATATGTATGCTTTGTCTGTATATACAAACTATTTAAAATCTGGTATAATCAAATTATTAATATTTAGGAGGTGCCTTTTCATGGCAAAGACTGAACATAGACCTACAGCCCGTGTACTTAACATACTTGAACTGCTAGCTGCCAATCAAGAAGGTCTGACTTTGACAGAAATCGCTGAAGCTATTGATGCACCTAAAAGCAGTATACTGCCTTTAATTCATACTATGGCTCAACGTAAATTTATATTTTTAGATGTACATACTTATAAGTATAGTATAGGTATAGGTTCTTTTTGTGTTGGATCAGCTTATACAAGCAACATGAATGCTCTTCAATTTATAAAATCAGAGATGAAATATATTGTGAAAAAAACTAATGAAATCTGCCAAATGGGTATATTTGATAGAGGACAGGTATTATATGTGGCAAAAGTAGATTCTGATGATCCTATTCGTATTATCTCATATGTAGGAAAAAGGCTTCCTGCTTATTGTACTGCTCTAGGTAAAGCTTTGCTCTGCCAGAAAAATATCAAAGAATTAAAAGAACTCTACCCAAATGGATTAAAAAAATATACTCCTAATACCATAACTGACTTTGAGATACTTGCAGATCAGCTTAAAGAAGTAAAACAAACTATGATTGCTACTGAAAACGGAGAAGTAAATGAACAATCTGATTGTATCAGTGTCCCTCTTTTTAAAGGAGATGACATCCTTGCTGCTATCAGTGTAAGTGTTCCTTCTTTTAGAATGACAGAAGAGAAAACTGAACTTATTAAATCAATGCTTTTAGAAACTAAAACTAAAATTGAAACTTTTTTTCGAGAACATGATATAGATAGTACTCAGTTAACACTTTCTAACTAGGGATATCCCTATTCTAAGGAGGAATTATGAATAGATTGATAGTTTTAGATATAGATTTTATTTCTGGAAATGGTAATAATAGCTTTGTTCATCCTGTTATTTTACAAGGTGACAAAGAGAATATTCTCATAGACTGTGGGACTTCTGGTTCTCTTCCTCTTTTAGAAAAAGAAGCTCAGAAAAATAATTTTGAACTTTCAAAACTTACAAAAATAATAATAACCCATCATGACCATGATCATATGGATGCTCTCTATGAAATAAAGGAAAAATATCCTCATATACAGATTGTATCTTCTTTATTGGAAAAAGCATATATTGAAGGAGTAAAAAAATCTTTAAGATTGGAACAAGCTGAAAAAATATATCCAACTCTTTCTGACGAAGAAAAGTTAAATGCTGAATACTTCCATAATATGCTAAAATCTATAAGACATGTTCCTATTGATATTACAATAGATGGAGATCATGAATTAGATTGGTGTGGTGGAACAAAAATAATTTCTACTCCTGGACATATGCCTGGTCATATCTCTATTTATTCTAAAAAATTTAAAACACTTATTACTGGAGATGCTATGGTGGCAGAAAATGAAAATCTTTTTTTGGCTAATCCTCAATATACTTTAGATATGAAAGAAGCAATAAAATCCATAAGAAAATTTTTAGAATATGATGTCCAGCAGATAATATGCTATCATGGCGGTATAATAACAGGGGATATTATTTCTATTCTAAAAAATCTCTTAAAATAACAGGGGGTATCATGAATATTTCTCAAAATATACTTAATAATATACTTTCAAATTTTGAAAAAAGAAATATGAAGGGATACTTTGTTGAAAATATACCTCAACTGGTAAAGTTAATAAAAGAACTGGTTCCTGAAAACTCAATTGTTGGCTGTGGTGATTCAATAACTCTTGA encodes:
- a CDS encoding IclR family transcriptional regulator, which encodes MAKTEHRPTARVLNILELLAANQEGLTLTEIAEAIDAPKSSILPLIHTMAQRKFIFLDVHTYKYSIGIGSFCVGSAYTSNMNALQFIKSEMKYIVKKTNEICQMGIFDRGQVLYVAKVDSDDPIRIISYVGKRLPAYCTALGKALLCQKNIKELKELYPNGLKKYTPNTITDFEILADQLKEVKQTMIATENGEVNEQSDCISVPLFKGDDILAAISVSVPSFRMTEEKTELIKSMLLETKTKIETFFREHDIDSTQLTLSN
- a CDS encoding MBL fold metallo-hydrolase — encoded protein: MNRLIVLDIDFISGNGNNSFVHPVILQGDKENILIDCGTSGSLPLLEKEAQKNNFELSKLTKIIITHHDHDHMDALYEIKEKYPHIQIVSSLLEKAYIEGVKKSLRLEQAEKIYPTLSDEEKLNAEYFHNMLKSIRHVPIDITIDGDHELDWCGGTKIISTPGHMPGHISIYSKKFKTLITGDAMVAENENLFLANPQYTLDMKEAIKSIRKFLEYDVQQIICYHGGIITGDIISILKNLLK